The Panthera leo isolate Ple1 chromosome A3, P.leo_Ple1_pat1.1, whole genome shotgun sequence genome contains the following window.
attgtatataagttcggcttaaactcacctttcatgaataGTTGAGATAAAAGGCTTATGTAGTTCTCTATTAGTTTTATCAGAAATTACTAATGGCCCTATCTCGCTTCTGTGACCTCACCTGCTTGCTAAATAGATAAATTAGGATGCAaaacgctcccccaccccctctgccaaGATCTGGCCTAGGCAAGACCAACAGGTAAAAAGTCACGTACTCGGGGCCCTACAGAATCTCAGAAGTCTAACTatgattggtcattttaaaccctcttaggacaaagacctttaaattgataggttccTGCCAAAACTAACATCTGTGTGTCACAATATAATTGGCTACCATGAAATGTTGTAAATTGTAATTGGTTAACCAAATAATGACGTATGctgacttgctaaaatccatataagCTCACTGCTGCCTTTGTTCGGGGCCGTTCTCTGCACTTTCCTCCTTAAGATTAGGAGATCATGTTTGGCCTGGctgtgaataaaatcttgcctccCTTCTATTCGGCGTCTGGTGGTTTTTTCCGACAGCACCCTGTTTCATTATATCTCTGTTCCATGTTACTTTTCTACGTTTGCTTTGGctgatcttaatttttatttcatttttttttcggTACTTTAAAACAAGAACTAATACCAGAAGTGTGAGCCGTAGGAGGCTTTGACTTCTCTGACATAAATCTTTCCTATCCTGAAATATAGCCCACAGATATGGCCCCACTGGCTACATGTCCTATATAGACTAAAAATGTCCCGGGCTTTCCCTTTCAGAAATGTTCTGTGACTAAACGTCCTAAGGTCAGGAAACGAACACAGTGGATAGGGATACTAAACCTCCTAGCTTGTAGCTTTTTGAGTTGCTGAGTTGACAGGTTAGGAATCAGCCCAACTATCTGCCCTAGTTTGCTGGTACAGTAgttctcccccctccctcgcTATCTGCAGTTTTGTCtgccatggtttcagttacccacgcTCAACCTTGGTCTGTAAGCAGATAATCCTCCCTCTGACCTATGGTCAGAAGGAAaaatagtagcctaatgctaaGTCACAACGCCTCAAAAttttcacttcatctcatcacatagacattttatcatctcacgtcATCACAAGAAGGTTGAGTACACACTTAAGCTGttttgagagaccacattcacataacttttattacagtatattgtacTTGTTCTATtacattattctttatttttgttagacTCTTACTGTGCccattatataaattaaattttatcatatgtatgcatgtataggaAAGAACATAGTGTATATATGATTCAGGACTACCCATGGTTTCAGGCCTCCATTGGGGGGTCTAAGGACATATCCTCCACAGATAACTGCAGATACAGAGGAACCACTGGAATTTGAATCTCTGAAGTAGGAATAAAAAGTggtgaaaagaaaattacttataCAAATTACCTTTGAGAGATATGGCATAATCTTTAAACATTTcatatgaattaaaacaaaattctttcagagtcattattttttaaaactataacttGGTCTCActaattatttgcttttattattggTAACAGGTCCTTTTGACAGGAAAGCACCACTTCACCTGGCTTGTCATGGTAATTAGCTCTAATGACTTCTAATGGGCCCTTGGGTTCTCTCCTTACTTAATAAAGAGCCATAGCATTGAAATCAACTCATCTATTGTtctggttatctattgctgcattaCAAGCCACCCCAAAGCTcactggcttaaaacaataatcattttattaactCACAAGGTTTCTGAGGGTTAGGAATTCAGGAAGAGCTCCACTGGGTGGTTCTGCCCCTAGGATTTCTTGTATAGTTGCAGGAGCTGGAAGAGTGGGCATTGGGAGAGTGTAGGACGCCTGGGCATCTCTCTTTCACCATGTCAGGAGGGCTCTTCACATGGTCTGTCTGCATGGGTTAGCTTGTGCTTCCTCTCAGCATGGTGACCTCAGGGTGATTAGGCTTCTTACACAGTGGCTCATGGCTGTCCAACGAACCTGGTAGAATTTGCTCCACTTGTTATGACCTAGCCTGGAAAGTCACATAATGTACTTCTGCCATAATTTACTGGTCAACCAATCATTAAGGTTCGTGGCCCACATTCAAAAAGAGGGACCACAGAACCCACCTCTTCATGGGAGAAGAGTCAAGGAATTTGTGGAAATGTTATAAACTGCCATTCTTTATGCAGAAGACATTCTTTGGTTTATGTAATAATTACTCTGCTGAGacatattatttctctcttccttttacttcctgtgttttcttccctctttcatgATCCCTCAAACTGTCCACAAATTAAAGATTTCAGCTTTAAATTTTTGCTTGGTACTTATGTGTCCTGCACATAGATTAAATTTTGTGCCAGGTTCAAATATTTCCGGCTGTTCTGTTCTACTCTGCTTACTTCCTGTttggttgatttttatttcctgtacTCTTTGTCAAAGGGTTTTGTCAAAGTTGTAAACTTCATTCTGGCCCCGGCAATCTGTTCTATTTCTGAATCTGCCAGTGGTCTTAAGCAACAGTATGCATACAGTAACTGTAAGTATAATAcaggaagtgaaaataaaagtacTGTGTCTTAATATTGATAGAATTAAATGCCCACTTTAAAGAGATACATATTTGAATGGAGTCCATTTTCCAAGATCTCAGGCCTCAAAGAGTTGGTTCACCTTCCCAGTAGTGAACTGCTCTTGGCCATTGGTTGGATTATTGAGGATCTAGCCCCAAAGATCTTATTCCCAAGTGATTACAAACCTAGCTAGAATTCTCTTTTAGGGACGGTTCTATATTTCTTAAATCATTCTGGGCTATAAGTAGGAATCTCAACTCAACTGACTTAAACCATAAGGGAATATTTGTTATctcatattttataatacaaagagtctgaggggcacctgggtggctcagtaggttaagtgttggactcgatttcagctcaggtcctgaacCTTATGGTtttgagatcaagtcctgagttggactccatgctgggtgtggagcctgattaagattctctctctccctcactctctgcctctctcctgagctctctctctctctgtctctcaaaaaacaaaaacaaaaacaaggaatcTGAGGTGAGATGATTCCAACTCAGTAACTAACCATGTCATCAAAAAAATCAGATCCCTTCTAAATCTTTCTGCTCTAACATCTTtagcattttgcttttatttttaattcatggtCTTAAAATGGCTCCTATAGTTTACTTGTCACATACAGACACAGCAAAGTCCAGTGAATTCCTGGGTACCTCttttcattaatgaaaaaatGTATTCCAGAATCTCCCCAGCAAATTCCCCCTCTTGTATCAGTCAGAATTGAATCATTTGCCAATTCCTAACCCATTCTCTGGCTCAAGAATGGGATTATCAAGATTGAGTTAAAGACGAAGTTGGCATTTATAGCAGGGTAGATTACCCAAACAAAAtcaagggagaagaggagaacgAATGATGGATGGAGGGGCTTTTAATGTTTGGATTTACTGTAGTACAAAGAGAGAGATTCCCCTTCCCTGGAGTTCTTAGGTCATTGAATGGCTCCACAATGAAGAGTTGCTCAAAGCAGAAAACTGGCAATGCTCTTTACCTACATCTCCCAAACATCCCTTCCCCCAAGCCACTGCCTCAAATCAAGCACTAATCTTCTCACCCCATCATTATTACAACTATTACAACTAACAGTCACCTGCCTCTGGTCTTGCACTTCCCCCAATCCCTCTTCCACATTGTTGAGAGAGGGTGAGCTTTCTCTCATGAATTATCAGGGTGTTCTCATTAGAGCTCAATTGCTAAAAATGAAGTTAGATGCCATTTTCACTCTCCACTTCCTCCAACATGAGTTCATTTATATAGTGAAATTTGTTTTGTAGCTGCAGAAATAGGAAAGTGTTCTGGTAAAAGGAGGTTGTCCTGGGACAGCCAGGACAGTAGAGGAGACGTGATGGCATTTGTCACTATAATCAGTCTGATGACAATTTGGAGTCACAGTGGAGGAGGCGGTTAGAGCTGAAAGATAAAGGAATTGTATTCGTGGTAGATTCTGTGATACTTTGGGCACAAACAGTCCTATTGAGGCCTAGGTGACAAAGTATGATATAGCACTGGATAGGAGGGGAGGTCTTCTGGGTTCATCAAAGTAGGAGACAAGACTCCATGCTCTATTGTATTCTGTCCCTCCTATTTCAACTCTAATTAGCTGTAAGGTCTTTGATGCTGAGACAGAGTTTTTCCTCTGCATTCCAAGGGcctagcacagtgtttggcatgTAGTAAGTACTTAATCATTgattaattcaacatttattaagtttaattttcattcatataCACAGACCCCAAAAAGAACCACTTAGAGAAATGATACAACCAAAATCATATAAAGTTTAAGGCAAAAAAGGCATTCAAAACACACTCAGTagtattaaagtataattttatgatttatgaTACTGAtctatcactttttttaaaatgcttatttactattgagagagagagcgtgagcagaggaggagcagagagagggggacagaggatccaaagcaggctctgtgctgacagcagtaagcccaacgtggggttcgaactcatgagccctgagatcatgacatgagctaaagttggagactcaactgactgagccactcaggtgcccctaataatAACTAAACATAGataaatgtgtatatgttatccataaaaatgaaaaagttccaCCTGGAATATCCAAAATTAGGttaaatacattttgaacttCATTAGAGTTTTTGATTGTTTGCTATAAATATTAGATGAAATATTTAGAACAATTAGATTATTAGATGAAAATTATGCTTGTCTTCAATCTCAGTTGTTAGATAACAAATAGAGCAAGCCTTTTTTATGCTATAACTTAGAAAGTACAACTTCCAGATcataatttcctatttttccaaCTTTCCCACTCCATGGTCAcacaaaatctgttttttaactCATTAAGACCTACAAACCTTGGCAGTATTTCTAGTTTCCTAGGACATTCCTTCTCTAACTAACTTCCTTTCTTATACAGCTTAGTATAAAAAGTATGtaacaacacaggaaaatatGAATAGTATAATATTcagtagaaacaaaaaacaggctaccatattttatttatgtatagtaTTCATGATTGTagctatataaataaacaaaagagttATGTAAGgatgggatacctgggtggctcagtcggttgagcatccaactcttgatttcagctcaggtcatgatctcgtagttcatgggattgagcccacattgggctctgagctgacagcaaggagtctgcttgggattctctccctctctctctgcccctctcctgctcgtgtgtgcgtgcttgcactttctctccctctctctctctatcaaaataaatatataaactttaaaaaaaaaaaagaagtcactttaaaaaaaagttatgtaaaGATATACTCCAAACCATTACTCTTGGATATTTTTTGCACAGGGGTGGGAGTAAGGTTATTTTCATTGAGTATCATTTTCTCTACTTCAATTCTTTACCATAATCAAGTAATAGCAGAAGAAATATATCAAGGTTTGCATATAAAatgctctgggggcacctgggtggctcagttggttaagcatccaggcctggaaactgcttgggtttctgtatctccctctctctcggcccctccctggctcacgctctctctctctctctctctctctctctgtctctcaaaaataaataaacattaaaatgctcTGGAAGAGAACACATAGACACATACTCATACATGTACACTGGTGACATTTGTATTAGTGAGGTAGAATtacaagtcatttttcttttctccaatacttctttaaaatgtatgtgtatatttttgatgctataattttaaaataaaaattttaacaaaaattaaggactttgaatattattttaaaacttgttgACTGGTTGACTCGCTTGCTTTTACTATATTAATCCATGATTTTGTATTTGTCTTACTATAATCACCACTATGCCTCTCTATAGGCATAGTTACTTACCTATCTCTTTGGAATCAGAGAGCTGAATCttgtgcctctttttctttttaatagtttttaatgtcCAGTGGTGATATATTGTCAGTCATATCAATACTGAAGTGATTCAGTGtataagaatttatatttctttagatatttactgagcatataCAATACTCTGGGTAATGTCCTAAACATTAGAGGGAACAAACGTTGAAAAAGACACAGTCAATGCCTTTAATAAAACATGTTAAAGgacttatttttactttctcacaGAGATGGTGAATTGATAACTCTTGGGAAAAAAAGCATGAGGGTCTTAGAAGATACAAAGCCTTGTGAATGCTAAGCACTCCATATGTTAGTTAGCATTTTTATTCGTGGGATTATGGTGGCTAGTTAGctagcaaatatttttatattgctttatgtttaaaaaaatgttattaatgtttatttatttttgagagacagacagaatgtgagtgggggaggggcagagagaaagggagacaatccaaagcaggctccaggctctgagcgcagagtctgatgtggggctcgaacccataaaccgtgagatcatgacctgagctgaaaccagacacaactgactgagacatccaggcaccccatattgcTTTATGTTTTAAATCACAATTGAAAATGTGACatgacaatggggaaaagaccCAAACTAAGAGTTTGGAGGTCTAGTTTCAAGTCTCAACTCAGCAACTAATTAGCTGCATGAAGATGGACAAACTACTTAAATTTTCTGTGCAATTTCTTCACGTGTAAAATGAGGGTCTAAACTAAATGATCTATAAAGTTCCTTCCAACCTTAAAATTTAACTAtcctcgggcgcctgggtggctcagtcggttgagagtctgactcttgatttcggcttaagCCATGATCCCAGAgtgatgggattgagccccacgtcgggctccatgctgaatgtggaggctgcttgaggttctccctctgcccctttcccctactcctgtactctctctaaaaaaataaaaaaaaaaaatttttaaagaatctaaaaTTTAACTATCCTCTGTTGAGACATATCAGAAACATCATACGACTTGAAGGTGATGATGGCTTTATTACCAGTTCTGAAAAATGCTAATTCCAAATCTGTGCAAGTAATTATTGGATCTCGTTTGTGAAACATCAGATATTACTACTGTTACAGAAACCAAATTAGAACACTGTGTTATACTTCCAAGCAGTGCTATGCACACAAAACTAGCATATATAATACTATAGGTCCTAAACAATATAAACAGAGATTAAAGagaggcatttttaaaatgagtgttGTATGACTTTTTTTGAGTTTTCATGAACTAAGATTTCATTTCTCTGGGTGTTCACAAACATTATGTTTCAGTTCCTTAAATGAAAATAGGTGAGTGGGCAGGTTTCTCAGAGCTACAGTCTTTACTTTAGGGACTGTCCCTTTCCCATAAAGTTTACTTTAGAAATGGTGGTACATGGACTCATGTTGGATAGGAAGGACAATAGGTGAAATTGATGATGGCAGGATCTGGGTCTGCTGACATACTCCAagctatttacatatatttttaagtttatttatttttgagagagagagagagagagagagagagagagagagatcaggggaggggcagggagggggacagaggatcccaagcaggctatgcatgaacgaaccttgagatcatgacctgagccaagatcaagagttggacacttaaacagcTGAGCTACCTGGGCACCtctagttactttttttttaatgttcatttatttttgagagagggggagacaaaggatccaaagccacccaggtgcctcttataattttaaaaaaaatttttttaatttaagtgatctctatacccaacatagggcttgaactcgcaaccccaagatcaagagtcacatactcttccaactgagtcagccaggcacctctgattttttaaagttaatctatatattccattttcttgCCAGCAATTTCTGCTGTATCAACACTTTTCCAGATTAAAAATTTGggacttttgggggcacctgggtggctcaattggttaagcatctgcctttggctcaggtcatgatctcggggtttgtgagttcaagccccgcatcagctctttgctgtcagcacagaacctgcttcagatcctctgttcccctctctctctgcccctgccctgcttgtgtgcgtgcacgctctctctctcagtctcaaaaaaataaataaataaactttaaaaaaatgttggggctTTTCTTTGCCCTTTGGTTCTCCTTAATTCCCTATAACCAGCTGGTCACCAAGGCctataattttttctaatgtctcttgattgttttccttcctcttcatcttTACTTCATTTCCACATTCAGGCTCATGCTTGTTTCAGGCTCATGCTTGTTTCACAGCAATAACCTCTTCATGGAAGCTTTCATGCAATCAGTCTAAGTTCTTGAACCACTTGCCTTCATCATAGCACTATCTGGTTTAAGAACTTGcaattttcagggcacctggctggctcagttgttggagcatatgactcttgatcttgaggttgtgagtttgattttttttttttaatatttgtttatttttgagagagagagatggagcacaagcaggggaagagtggagagagatggagacagaatctgaagcaggttccaggctctgatctgttagcacagagcctgacgtggggctcaaactcatgaactctgacatgatgacctgagctgaagttggatgctaaaccgactgagccacccagacaccccttgggGTTGTGatttgagcctcacactgggtatagagtttacttaaaaaaaaaaaaaaaatcttgcaattttCTCCAATTGTCTACAAGATAAAACTAAACTACTCCTCCCAGCATTATAATCCCTCCATTACCAGATTTTAaccttatttctctgttttttagtATGTATTCGTATTAGTTAATGTTATgatagctgctataacaaagagACACAAATGGCTCAGAAAAGACAGagactcatttctttcttttttttaagtttatttatttattttgagagagacagcaggagcagggtaggggcagagagaagtaaagagagagaatcccaagcaggctctgcactgccagctgcagagcccaatgcagggctcaaacccagaaaccatgagatcatgacctgagccaaaagcaagggtcagatgtttaaccgactgagtcacccaggctcagAAATTCATTCCccagaaattcatttcttaatttagtGTCTGAGTTCCAGGCTGCTCCATACAGTCATACAGGGTCCTTCCATCTTGTTTCTCCATTCAACAGGGTTGAATATGGATCACAGGACATCTTCTTTTTAGCccttgaaaaggcaaaaaagcaGGCTTGCCATCTGAAAGTCTCTGCCTAGGAATGGGTGGGCACATATTATCTCTACTCAAGGGAAGTTGGAGATACAGCACTATTCAGCAATCATGTATCAAGCTACagttaatacagaaaaagaagagaagttgGGCGAGGTAGCTGCATATGTTGAAGGACCTAACTGGCAGATTGGTGTCTTTTGCAAGATTGACATCATAGCAGATCCAAAAACTGATGACCAATTACATTTCACTggtatcaaaaaatatttcaactctTATATTCTCACAGGTAGAATGAATTCCGTACTGGCCACATATGGAGGCATTGCTTTGATGGTCTTATACTTCAAGTTAAGGTCTAAAACAACACCAGCTTTGAAAGCaacataaatggattttaaactGTACCTCATCTGTTAAGTTCCCAAGCCCAGAGAAGCTAATGTCAATTCATCATCTGGTATTCAATTTGTACAATACATTATGaacctggaaaaaagaaaagaagaaaaaagaagtcagcAAGCTCTGTGTGCCACACGCCCTCTGCTTCCATTGTCCTGGTCTCTCCAACActcagcttttctttccttctctccttctcttctctccacttATCCAAATAACATTCACCCTATTAAAGTATTACCTCCTCTTATACATATTGCAGCCATATTAAAGAATGTCTCAGTAAGCTGAAGGAAGTGGAAATAGTTCCAGGCTCTTTAAAACTGATTTGTAGATCCTGGTCTTTGCTCTTCATGAAGTGCTTCCGcccttacttttgttttttacaacTTCTTGAATTCTTGGAAGTGGATTTCAGAAATCTTAAATAACACTCACAGAATAATAAGTAAAAAGGGgaatggtgggggtgggaagaggggttGCCAATAGCACGGGTAGAATCCACTTCTAATGGCTGAGTCCAGCTACCACAACTATTTGTCCTGACTTGAGAGTACTCTAATTGGGACTAGAGTGTAGTCTTGATAAGACTTAATTTCTTGTAAAATAACCTTGTTGCCTAAATTGATGTAAAATATCTACATAAACTGTGCAACCAAGGGAAGGTAATGCAGATAAAATGGTATCAAAGAGAAGCAGTTTGGCAACGTTCATCCAGAATTGTCTGAGGGAAAGACACTGAATCTGATGAGCAGGATCATTCTGGTTATTAGAGAAGTGTAAAAATAATTgcttctttacatatatatatatttttttaacttttaactttttatttttaagagagagagagagagaacatgcacaagtggtggaggggcagagagagagggagacacagaatctgaagcaggctccaggctccaagctgttagcgcagaacctgatgtgaggctcgagcccactaatcgtgagatcatgacctgaggtgaaatcagacacttaaccaactgagtcatccaggcgccccgaatgcTTCTATATGTTGAAGTATTTAGGGAGAAGTGTACCAGTGTAGGGAattgattttgaaatatgtttttaaaaaaataaggtagatgagtggatggatagaGGAATGGAAAAATGGCTAGACAGGTGGTAAGTGTAGTGAAATTTATATTAAGGGTAGAATCTAGTTGGTGAGTGTATAGATGCTCCTtgcaaaattctttcaactttgctgcatgttgaaaatttttataacaaaataggATAGAAAActgctaacattttttaaatactttccctGTGTCAGACCCTTTACATTAATGATCCCATTTCATCCTCAGGACAAGCCTGTAAGACAGACACTATAGTATTATTAACTCCATCTTATAAATGAGCaaacaagcacagagaggttaagtgacttgcctgacaTCCCACATTTAAGATGAGGCCAAGCTAAGATTTAAATCCAGGTGTGTGTTGTTTGCAAAGCCAGATCCCTTGGTTATGGGACAGGGATAAGTCAACAGGCTTTTTTCACAGCCtccataaaatattattcaagaTTCTATCATTCATTTTTCCTGATTCCTTATCCATGAAGCAGTCTTCCTACTTCTTCCCAAACAACTTGTATCTGGGAAAAGAGTGTCCTACGCCTAGTGGATGAACTACATCTCTGGTCACAAGAAAAGCCTGTGATCAAACTCCAGAGCTGTATTGGTTCTCAACTGTTAGTGGAAAACAAATGTCATCTATGTGGGGTACTGGGCTTTCATATTCATCACTAAATCAAGCGCCTATCAGTTACGATGTTCACTTGGAAGGGTAGGATGCCATTGCCTTTTGGCCCGGTTGTCCATTTGAACTCTGGTAGGCTACTATTAACCTGGGGCTCCCCTGGTCCCTCCAAGTACTTTCCTTAAACTCACCCAACACCATCCATTGTTTTTCTGGCCCTTCGCTATTATCACTTCggttttaaaatttacttctgtgtaggggcacctgggtggcttcagaaagttaagcatccaattcttgctTGGTCATGATcacaaagttcatgagttcgagccacacgtcaggctctgtgctgacagagcagagcctgcttgggatactcgctctctcctctttctctgctcctccctggcttgtt
Protein-coding sequences here:
- the LOC122215234 gene encoding ATP synthase membrane subunit K, mitochondrial-like — its product is MYQATVNTEKEEKLGEVAAYVEGPNWQIGVFCKIDIIADPKTDDQLHFTGIKKYFNSYILTGRMNSVLATYGGIALMVLYFKLRSKTTPALKAT